A window from Pseudomonas sp. Tri1 encodes these proteins:
- a CDS encoding DUF1190 domain-containing protein, whose protein sequence is MKRSKYVQLSLAASVAMAISGCGPTEKTYKLQKKYNFQSVQQCVDEKLPVDICADAYMTAMAEHRRIAPVYDNQADCDADFVADWCQQDSAGKFIPKLGGFELSADGEVTQSQVDAARAQLPASEANTGGGSGFSNLLTGLLIGNMLSGNRNSYYSEPVYRYRDDRGDYGSSTLSQRVSSGSTFTKSNQARYGSYTDSIKSSKAMSVASSTSRGGFGSKSSARSGWGGSSSSGG, encoded by the coding sequence ATGAAACGAAGCAAGTACGTTCAGCTCTCGCTGGCCGCGTCGGTCGCCATGGCGATATCCGGCTGCGGGCCGACGGAAAAAACCTATAAGTTGCAGAAGAAGTACAACTTCCAGTCCGTGCAGCAATGTGTCGATGAGAAGTTGCCGGTGGACATTTGCGCCGACGCCTACATGACCGCCATGGCTGAGCATCGCCGCATTGCCCCTGTGTACGACAACCAGGCCGATTGCGACGCCGACTTTGTCGCCGATTGGTGCCAGCAGGACTCGGCCGGCAAGTTCATCCCCAAGCTCGGTGGTTTCGAGTTGAGCGCCGATGGTGAGGTCACGCAATCCCAGGTGGACGCCGCCAGGGCCCAATTGCCAGCCTCGGAAGCCAATACCGGTGGTGGTTCAGGCTTCAGCAACCTGCTGACCGGACTGCTGATCGGCAACATGCTGAGCGGCAACCGCAACAGCTATTACTCCGAGCCGGTTTACCGTTACCGCGATGATCGTGGCGACTACGGCTCCTCGACGCTCAGCCAGCGGGTTTCGAGCGGCTCGACTTTCACCAAGTCCAATCAGGCGCGGTACGGCAGCTACACCGATTCCATCAAGAGCAGCAAAGCGATGTCCGTCGCTTCCTCCACGTCTCGCGGTGGCTTCGGCAGCAAGTCCAGTGCCCGCAGCGGTTGGGGCGGTTCGAGCAGCTCCGGCGGTTGA